One Myxococcales bacterium genomic region harbors:
- a CDS encoding alpha/beta hydrolase, whose protein sequence is MNPRVLPYEPRAGQGTGPFSGESATRPPRRARFGYGAPVFRDLFFRSRDGLDLYARDYAPSGEDRRAPLVALHGLTRNSRDFEDFAPKAAALGHRVLVPDTRGRGRSAWDASPERYHPFTYADDVRALLEAAGERAAGFVGTSMGGIVTFVVATMSPELVLGALVNDVGPELSPVGLGRIASYVGKGSPVLTWDDARAYAKRTSGVAYPRYTDADWDTFARRIFDEGPEGRPVLAYDPAIARAFATQNRDGAAEGSTWDAFSRMVARVPTVLVRGGISDLVDEPIATKMKERAPELTVVSVPDVGHTPTLVEPEAWDAFVTWSKRL, encoded by the coding sequence ATGAACCCACGGGTTTTGCCATACGAACCGCGCGCCGGGCAAGGAACGGGCCCGTTCTCCGGAGAGAGCGCGACCAGGCCGCCACGGCGTGCGCGATTCGGCTACGGTGCGCCCGTGTTCCGCGACCTCTTCTTTCGCTCCCGCGACGGCCTCGACCTCTACGCCCGGGACTACGCCCCCTCGGGCGAGGACCGGCGCGCTCCCCTCGTGGCGCTCCATGGTCTCACTCGAAACTCCCGTGATTTCGAGGATTTCGCCCCCAAGGCGGCCGCGCTCGGGCACCGCGTGCTCGTGCCCGACACCCGTGGGCGTGGCCGGTCGGCGTGGGATGCGAGCCCCGAGAGGTACCACCCGTTCACCTACGCCGACGACGTGCGCGCCTTGCTCGAGGCCGCCGGGGAGCGCGCGGCCGGGTTCGTGGGCACGAGCATGGGCGGCATCGTCACGTTCGTCGTGGCCACGATGAGCCCCGAGCTCGTCCTGGGGGCGCTCGTGAACGACGTCGGGCCCGAGCTGTCTCCGGTGGGCCTCGGGCGCATCGCCAGCTACGTGGGCAAAGGCAGCCCCGTGCTCACGTGGGACGACGCGCGCGCGTACGCGAAGCGCACGAGCGGTGTGGCCTACCCGCGCTACACCGACGCCGACTGGGACACCTTCGCGCGGCGCATCTTCGACGAGGGCCCCGAGGGCCGGCCCGTGCTCGCCTACGATCCGGCGATCGCCCGCGCGTTCGCCACGCAGAACCGCGACGGCGCCGCCGAGGGGAGCACGTGGGACGCCTTCTCGCGCATGGTGGCGCGCGTGCCCACGGTGCTCGTGCGGGGCGGCATCTCGGACCTCGTCGACGAGCCCATCGCGACGAAGATGAAAGAGCGCGCGCCGGAGCTCACGGTCGTGTCGGTGCCCGACGTGGGCCACACGCCGACGCTCGTCGAGCCCGAGGCGTGGGACGCGTTCGTGACCTGGTCGAAGCGCCTCTGA
- a CDS encoding protein kinase has translation MTSAPPSSATGIGAGVVVDRYEILAPLGRGAFGHVYRARHMHTRQEVALKVLRSRPAQDPRSFERLVREARVMASIRHPNIVAVYDCGVAEGRAFVTMELVSGRTLEDIIFEDGPLTLDKAIPLALQLLDGLGAAHERGVIHRDIKPANMLVTADGTLKILDFGISRADADGPLGPESQVGMFVGTPGFMAPEQYALGRIDARVDLYAAAVTIFCALAARTPFDLEVPLSDLAAKVIHERPPRLDVFVPGLPQTFVEAIDRGLARDADARFPDAQAFRRALLGDSVAFSPTVASRPGAPGSAPTPDPSNPAFHPTAMRPSATPGGFGQGTPVPLGSGPPPAFSPTAHHHAASAPPPGDPNAPTLREAKPASSPAWILAGVVVGALVLVTGAVGGAVVMEARAKREALEKQASAAASTPRPQGSAVRELANEGIYINPPTIEKTGTFTTTQICSGPNDLKFTKATFTVQDGPAILVQGGCEVTVIDSQIRAPVGIRITSTGSAHVSGGAIVAQVAGIDHDGDELTLADTRVEAPTAVSLKGGVTAKIRKSQLLGRSFGLVGAAAVRTELTDVTISGITAVSIESGHLVANGGKFEGTTYSVDASGISEVDLTRVELKGPTRTRDLAKINQGVAAPPKPGKLR, from the coding sequence GTGACCTCCGCGCCCCCATCCTCGGCGACCGGCATCGGCGCCGGAGTCGTGGTCGACCGGTACGAGATCCTCGCGCCGCTCGGCCGCGGGGCGTTCGGTCACGTGTACCGCGCGCGGCACATGCACACGCGGCAAGAGGTGGCGCTCAAGGTGCTCCGCTCGCGCCCCGCCCAAGACCCGCGCAGCTTCGAGCGGCTCGTGCGCGAGGCGCGCGTCATGGCGAGCATCCGCCACCCCAACATCGTCGCCGTGTACGACTGCGGCGTCGCCGAGGGGCGCGCCTTCGTCACCATGGAGCTCGTGTCCGGCCGCACCCTCGAGGACATCATCTTCGAAGACGGCCCGCTCACCCTCGACAAGGCCATCCCGCTCGCGCTCCAGCTCCTCGACGGCCTCGGCGCCGCCCACGAGCGCGGCGTCATCCACCGCGACATCAAGCCGGCGAACATGCTCGTCACGGCCGACGGCACGCTCAAAATCCTCGATTTCGGCATCTCTCGCGCCGACGCCGACGGCCCCCTCGGCCCCGAGTCCCAAGTGGGCATGTTCGTGGGCACGCCGGGCTTCATGGCCCCCGAGCAGTACGCCCTCGGCCGCATCGACGCGCGCGTCGACCTCTACGCCGCCGCCGTCACGATCTTCTGCGCGCTCGCGGCGCGCACCCCGTTCGACCTCGAGGTCCCCCTGTCGGACCTCGCCGCCAAGGTCATTCACGAGCGCCCCCCGCGCCTCGACGTGTTCGTCCCCGGCCTCCCGCAGACCTTCGTCGAGGCGATCGATCGCGGCCTCGCGCGCGACGCGGACGCACGTTTCCCCGACGCGCAGGCCTTCCGCCGCGCCCTCCTGGGAGACTCCGTCGCCTTCTCGCCCACCGTCGCCTCGCGCCCGGGTGCGCCCGGCTCTGCGCCCACGCCCGATCCGTCGAACCCCGCCTTCCACCCCACCGCCATGCGCCCGTCGGCTACACCCGGCGGCTTCGGGCAAGGCACGCCGGTCCCGCTCGGCTCGGGGCCTCCTCCGGCCTTCTCTCCGACCGCGCACCATCATGCGGCCTCGGCGCCTCCTCCCGGCGATCCGAACGCGCCCACGCTGCGCGAGGCCAAACCCGCGTCGTCGCCCGCGTGGATCTTGGCGGGCGTCGTCGTCGGGGCGCTCGTGCTCGTCACGGGCGCGGTCGGCGGGGCCGTCGTGATGGAGGCCCGCGCGAAGCGTGAAGCCCTGGAAAAACAAGCCTCGGCGGCCGCATCGACCCCGCGCCCCCAGGGCAGCGCGGTGCGCGAGCTCGCGAACGAGGGCATCTACATCAACCCGCCCACCATCGAGAAGACCGGCACCTTCACCACCACGCAGATCTGCAGCGGGCCCAACGATCTCAAGTTCACCAAGGCCACGTTCACCGTCCAAGACGGCCCCGCCATCCTCGTTCAAGGCGGGTGCGAGGTCACCGTGATCGACTCGCAGATCCGCGCGCCCGTCGGCATCCGCATCACGTCCACGGGCTCGGCCCACGTGAGCGGCGGCGCCATCGTGGCGCAGGTCGCGGGCATCGATCACGACGGCGACGAGCTCACCCTCGCCGACACACGCGTCGAGGCCCCCACCGCGGTGAGCCTCAAGGGCGGCGTGACGGCCAAGATCCGAAAGAGCCAGCTCCTCGGGCGGTCGTTCGGTCTCGTGGGCGCGGCCGCCGTCCGCACCGAGCTCACCGACGTGACCATCTCCGGCATCACCGCGGTGTCGATCGAGAGCGGCCACCTCGTGGCCAACGGCGGCAAGTTCGAGGGCACCACGTACTCCGTCGACGCCAGCGGCATCTCCGAGGTCGACCTCACCCGCGTCGAGCTGAAGGGCCCCACGCGCACGCGCGACCTCGCCAAGATCAACCAGGGCGTCGCCGCCCCGCCCAAACCCGGAAAACTTCGGTAG
- a CDS encoding sigma 54-interacting transcriptional regulator, with the protein MSGTRQGDLTTMRGAAPEITLAELTVVAVGPEGAKSLPVRRGASVVVGRAHPSDLVVVDGSLSRQHARIHVSEGGDVEVFDLGSTNGTFVGGKRVARARIAIGDTVRLGDVTVLVQSGRGGEAPAGLEGYDRFVLGVEQEIVRAKSFGRPLALLMVTLPRDARVQANEALAKLVAELRPVDRVGHYAERRAQILAPELGAEGAGGLAERLGRVVPSARVTWATYPEDGTTLDELLDVAREGRTPRRAVAQLADSPAMQKARAEVDRIAASELPVLLLGETGVGKEVLARRVHDRSARRNGPFHAVSCAAVAPALLESALFGHERGAFTGAEKTTRGVFEVAQGGTLFLDEVGELTTAAQAALLRVLETRTVARVGSERSIAVDVRVVAATHRNLDAMVERGEFRQDLLFRLEGAAVAIPPLRARTAEIEPLARVFLDEANRQNGRATTGFDAEALAAMHSYAWPGNVRELRNAVARAVVVAEGDVITLADLPERVRKAAAAAGAGGPRYDAAPGPSPTMAPANPGMPAGPAGPAMPGRPGMPAAPGDAGPKDFREHVKNETRALETALIVEALRAHGGNQTAAAKALNLPVRTLTHKMKELGIKR; encoded by the coding sequence ATGAGCGGAACACGACAAGGCGACCTCACCACGATGCGCGGCGCGGCGCCCGAGATCACGCTCGCGGAGCTCACGGTCGTGGCCGTGGGGCCCGAGGGGGCGAAGTCTCTCCCGGTGAGGCGCGGGGCGAGCGTCGTCGTGGGGCGGGCGCACCCTTCGGATCTCGTCGTCGTCGACGGGAGCCTCTCGCGGCAGCACGCGCGCATCCACGTGTCCGAAGGCGGGGACGTGGAGGTGTTCGATCTCGGCTCCACCAACGGCACGTTCGTCGGCGGCAAGCGCGTGGCGCGGGCGCGCATCGCCATCGGCGACACGGTGCGCCTCGGGGACGTGACGGTGCTCGTGCAGTCGGGCCGCGGGGGCGAGGCGCCTGCGGGGCTCGAGGGGTACGACCGGTTCGTGCTCGGCGTGGAGCAGGAGATCGTGCGCGCGAAGAGCTTCGGGAGGCCGCTCGCGCTGCTCATGGTGACGCTCCCGCGGGACGCGAGGGTGCAAGCGAACGAGGCGCTCGCGAAGCTCGTCGCGGAGCTCCGGCCGGTGGATCGAGTGGGCCACTATGCCGAGCGGCGCGCGCAGATCTTGGCGCCGGAGCTCGGGGCCGAGGGCGCGGGTGGGCTCGCCGAGCGGCTCGGGCGCGTGGTGCCTTCGGCGCGCGTGACGTGGGCCACCTACCCAGAGGACGGGACGACGCTCGACGAGCTGCTCGACGTCGCCCGCGAAGGTCGCACGCCACGCCGCGCGGTGGCCCAGCTCGCCGACAGCCCCGCGATGCAGAAGGCGCGGGCCGAGGTGGATCGCATCGCGGCGAGCGAGCTGCCCGTGCTCCTCCTCGGGGAGACGGGCGTGGGCAAAGAGGTGCTCGCGCGGCGCGTGCACGACCGCAGCGCGCGCCGAAATGGGCCGTTTCACGCGGTGAGCTGCGCGGCCGTGGCGCCGGCGCTCCTCGAGTCGGCCCTCTTCGGGCACGAGCGCGGGGCGTTCACGGGCGCCGAGAAGACGACACGCGGCGTGTTCGAGGTGGCCCAAGGGGGCACGCTCTTTTTGGACGAGGTGGGCGAGCTCACGACGGCGGCGCAGGCCGCGCTCTTGCGTGTGCTCGAGACGCGCACGGTGGCGCGTGTGGGCAGCGAGCGCTCGATCGCGGTGGACGTGCGTGTGGTGGCGGCGACGCACCGGAACCTCGACGCGATGGTGGAGCGCGGCGAGTTCCGCCAAGACTTGCTGTTTCGTCTCGAGGGAGCGGCGGTGGCCATCCCGCCGCTGCGCGCGCGCACGGCCGAGATCGAGCCGCTCGCGCGTGTGTTCTTGGACGAGGCGAACCGCCAGAACGGCCGCGCGACCACGGGCTTCGACGCCGAGGCCCTCGCGGCGATGCACTCGTACGCGTGGCCCGGCAACGTGCGCGAGCTAAGGAACGCGGTCGCGCGCGCGGTCGTGGTGGCCGAGGGAGACGTGATTACCCTCGCTGACTTGCCCGAGCGCGTGCGCAAAGCCGCGGCGGCCGCAGGCGCGGGGGGACCAAGGTACGACGCTGCGCCCGGGCCGAGCCCGACGATGGCGCCTGCGAATCCCGGGATGCCTGCGGGGCCCGCGGGGCCTGCGATGCCAGGGAGGCCCGGGATGCCTGCGGCGCCGGGGGATGCGGGACCGAAGGACTTCCGTGAGCATGTGAAGAACGAGACCCGCGCGCTCGAGACGGCGTTGATCGTGGAGGCCCTACGGGCGCACGGGGGGAATCAGACCGCGGCGGCGAAGGCGTTGAACCTGCCGGTGCGCACGCTGACCCACAAGATGAAGGAGCTTGGGATCAAGCGGTGA
- a CDS encoding DUF2277 domain-containing protein, with product MCRNIRVLHHFQPPTTEAEIRAAALQYVRKVSGQAKAPAGHDAAFEAAVVAVARATSELLAVLPSRGAPRTREGEIEKAREKWKKREARIVAK from the coding sequence ATGTGCAGGAACATCCGCGTGCTCCATCACTTCCAGCCGCCCACGACCGAAGCAGAGATCCGCGCGGCCGCGCTCCAGTACGTGCGCAAGGTGAGCGGCCAGGCCAAGGCCCCGGCCGGGCACGACGCCGCGTTCGAGGCCGCGGTGGTCGCCGTCGCGCGCGCCACGAGTGAGCTGCTCGCCGTGCTCCCGTCACGTGGGGCCCCGCGCACCCGCGAGGGCGAGATCGAGAAGGCCCGCGAGAAGTGGAAGAAGCGCGAGGCGAGGATCGTGGCGAAATAG
- a CDS encoding 1-acyl-sn-glycerol-3-phosphate acyltransferase has protein sequence MVDPRAIPRRAVRGAALLALTAACGGSLAAAMALAPEKNRYETRDRITHAWASGLLDLFGVRLDVHGGEVGHRGVGARGRVVVANHRSVIDIAVLLSLFGGAVLSRADLATWPVIGPGARAAGTIFVERGDRASGEQAVRAMVERLEARDTISVFPEGTTFVDDEVRPFKAGAFAAAMRAEVPVVPVGLVYPGEGEGFGDESFLAHMARLADTKRTRVGVGIGEPLVPTEGESIDAFRERTRASVAALVREARVRLDGQTSS, from the coding sequence ATGGTGGACCCTCGTGCGATCCCGCGGCGCGCCGTTCGTGGGGCGGCGCTCTTGGCCCTCACGGCGGCGTGCGGGGGGAGCCTCGCCGCCGCGATGGCCCTCGCGCCCGAGAAAAACCGGTACGAGACGCGCGATCGCATCACCCACGCGTGGGCCTCGGGGCTGCTCGACCTCTTCGGCGTGAGACTCGATGTGCACGGCGGAGAGGTGGGCCATCGAGGCGTGGGCGCGCGTGGCCGCGTGGTCGTCGCGAACCATAGGTCGGTCATCGACATCGCCGTGCTGCTCTCGCTCTTCGGGGGCGCCGTCTTGAGCCGCGCCGACCTGGCCACGTGGCCCGTCATTGGCCCAGGGGCGCGCGCCGCCGGCACCATCTTCGTCGAGCGAGGGGATCGCGCGAGCGGCGAGCAGGCCGTGCGCGCCATGGTCGAGCGCCTCGAGGCCCGCGACACGATCTCCGTGTTCCCCGAGGGCACGACGTTCGTCGACGACGAGGTGCGCCCGTTCAAGGCCGGAGCGTTCGCCGCGGCCATGCGCGCCGAGGTGCCCGTCGTGCCCGTGGGCCTCGTGTACCCGGGCGAAGGCGAGGGCTTCGGCGACGAGTCGTTCCTCGCTCACATGGCGCGCCTCGCCGACACGAAACGCACGCGGGTCGGTGTGGGGATTGGAGAGCCCCTCGTGCCGACGGAAGGCGAGTCGATCGACGCGTTCCGCGAGCGGACACGCGCCAGTGTCGCCGCTCTCGTGCGCGAGGCAAGGGTGCGCCTCGATGGGCAAACGTCCTCGTAG
- a CDS encoding beta-lactamase family protein, with translation MGKRPRSYGLLRFGAAAAFVALALAPRTSRADVVSVAPGSSDALDTLVHELDALFASRHVPAASVALVDRHGPRLVTAFGHADATRSKAATRDTPFRVASISKVLVALSVLTLSERGELSLSDTVASRLPGLRFENPWEASAPVRVVHLLEGTTGWDDLRPPWFVAKGDPDEPLLSLLARDTRARVSRWAPGSFAAYENSGATVAAALVEATSHTRYEDFVASRFFVPLGMHTATFTPSRTAAQAFSMRGAPLPLGDVAYRPSAGLAASADDMARLAGFLLTGHARDGAPLLGEASLERMERGETTPGARAGLVTAYGLASQAKVVDGVVYRGHRGGLPGVAAELFVSRANGVGYFVALSNDDDDTLDEATKLVRAALAVPSKAAPEAPANPGDFQSLSGIYEPKSLRFERLRALASLRGLVRASWEGRTLTLRGLVARAPAEGAFHPGRERGTFVRDGGHAVTLVARDDGALESAEVAMVKVGWPSLVARGLVMLALGVLVLDALASVVRALVFTARARKLVFPELTRLAPVLATGSLGGALGALALADASRLGVLGPHAFAILLGTTLVPVATAVTALSTVSSRRRLTRRELASRVAVIAALSAVSVHLAVHGALFVRTWD, from the coding sequence ATGGGCAAACGTCCTCGTAGTTACGGGCTTTTGCGCTTCGGGGCCGCGGCGGCGTTCGTGGCGCTCGCCCTCGCGCCTCGCACGTCGCGGGCCGACGTCGTGAGCGTGGCCCCAGGCTCGAGCGACGCGCTCGACACGCTCGTGCACGAGCTCGATGCCCTCTTCGCCTCGCGTCACGTCCCCGCCGCGTCGGTCGCGCTCGTCGATCGCCATGGCCCGCGCCTCGTCACCGCGTTCGGTCACGCCGACGCCACGCGGTCGAAGGCGGCGACACGCGACACCCCGTTTCGGGTCGCCTCGATCTCCAAGGTGCTCGTCGCGCTGTCGGTGCTCACGCTCTCGGAGCGAGGGGAGCTCTCCCTCTCGGACACGGTCGCGTCTCGCCTCCCGGGCCTCCGCTTCGAGAACCCTTGGGAGGCCTCTGCGCCCGTGCGTGTCGTGCACCTGCTCGAGGGCACGACGGGCTGGGACGATCTCCGGCCCCCGTGGTTCGTCGCGAAGGGCGACCCGGACGAGCCGCTCCTCTCGCTCCTCGCGAGGGACACTCGCGCGCGTGTCTCGCGGTGGGCCCCGGGGAGCTTCGCGGCCTATGAAAATAGCGGTGCGACGGTCGCGGCGGCGCTCGTCGAGGCCACGTCGCACACACGGTACGAGGACTTCGTCGCGTCGCGCTTCTTCGTCCCGCTCGGCATGCACACGGCCACGTTCACGCCCTCGCGCACCGCCGCGCAGGCCTTCTCGATGCGCGGCGCTCCCCTCCCCCTCGGCGACGTCGCGTACCGCCCTTCGGCAGGACTCGCCGCTTCCGCCGACGACATGGCGCGCCTCGCCGGGTTCCTGCTGACCGGCCACGCTCGGGACGGCGCGCCGCTCCTCGGCGAGGCGTCGCTCGAGCGCATGGAGCGCGGCGAGACCACTCCGGGTGCACGTGCGGGCCTCGTCACGGCGTACGGGCTCGCGTCGCAGGCCAAGGTCGTCGACGGGGTCGTCTACCGCGGCCATCGTGGAGGCTTGCCCGGTGTCGCCGCGGAGCTCTTCGTGTCGCGCGCGAACGGCGTCGGGTACTTCGTCGCGCTCTCGAACGACGACGACGACACCCTCGACGAAGCCACGAAGCTCGTCCGCGCGGCCCTCGCCGTGCCTTCGAAGGCGGCCCCGGAGGCGCCCGCGAACCCCGGCGATTTCCAATCCCTTTCGGGCATTTACGAGCCCAAGAGCCTTCGCTTCGAGCGGCTCCGGGCGCTCGCTTCACTGCGCGGTCTCGTGCGTGCGTCGTGGGAAGGTCGCACGCTCACGTTGCGTGGTCTCGTCGCGCGGGCTCCGGCCGAGGGGGCCTTTCACCCGGGACGAGAGCGAGGCACGTTCGTGCGCGACGGTGGGCACGCGGTCACGCTCGTCGCGAGGGACGACGGGGCCCTCGAGAGCGCCGAGGTGGCGATGGTGAAGGTCGGCTGGCCGAGCCTCGTCGCGCGGGGGCTCGTCATGCTCGCCCTCGGGGTGCTCGTGCTCGACGCGCTCGCTTCGGTCGTGCGCGCGCTCGTCTTCACGGCTCGTGCGCGCAAGCTCGTTTTCCCCGAGCTCACGCGGCTCGCCCCGGTCTTGGCCACGGGCTCTCTCGGGGGGGCCCTCGGCGCGCTCGCTCTCGCCGACGCCTCACGCCTCGGGGTGCTGGGCCCGCACGCGTTCGCGATTCTCCTCGGGACGACGCTCGTGCCCGTCGCGACCGCTGTCACCGCGCTTTCGACCGTGTCTTCTCGCAGGAGGCTCACGCGACGCGAGCTCGCTTCCCGTGTGGCCGTGATCGCGGCGCTCTCGGCGGTGTCGGTGCACCTCGCCGTGCACGGCGCGCTCTTCGTGCGCACGTGGGACTGA
- a CDS encoding metallophosphoesterase family protein has translation MSSLRLLSGGRGKGYSPFRGALESALGLVYTRDWPARLWGLVPGACRVETRTVRAALLPRGSAPMRIGFVSDLHLGPTTPMPLLEAAFDELARAQLDALLLGGDYVFLDATPEKAHALQRLVSRVPARHKIAVLGNHDLWTDHGLVEEALAAAGATVLVNDAAWLGGDTIGVVGLDDPWTGTLDAERAFRIALGPAPEALVVLCHSPDGLPAAREAHAELAPDLPCLYLCGHTHGGQVSTPLGPLIVPGRYGKRYPFGHHEHEGLPLFVSRGVGATELPVRTYAPPEVVMVEL, from the coding sequence GTGAGCTCTCTTCGTCTCCTCTCGGGCGGCCGTGGCAAAGGGTACAGCCCATTTCGGGGCGCGCTCGAGTCGGCGCTGGGGCTCGTGTACACGCGGGATTGGCCGGCGCGGCTCTGGGGGCTCGTGCCGGGCGCCTGCCGCGTCGAGACACGCACCGTGCGCGCGGCCCTCTTGCCTCGCGGGTCGGCGCCGATGCGCATCGGGTTCGTGTCCGATCTGCACCTCGGCCCCACCACGCCCATGCCTCTGCTCGAAGCGGCCTTCGACGAGCTCGCGCGCGCCCAGCTCGACGCGCTCCTCCTCGGGGGAGACTACGTCTTCCTCGACGCGACGCCCGAGAAGGCCCACGCGCTGCAAAGGCTCGTCTCTCGTGTGCCCGCGCGCCACAAAATCGCCGTGCTCGGGAACCACGATCTCTGGACCGATCACGGGCTCGTCGAAGAGGCCCTCGCCGCGGCCGGGGCCACCGTGCTCGTCAACGACGCCGCGTGGCTCGGCGGAGACACGATCGGCGTAGTCGGGCTCGACGATCCGTGGACCGGCACACTCGACGCCGAGCGAGCCTTTCGCATCGCGCTCGGCCCCGCCCCCGAGGCGCTCGTGGTGCTCTGCCACTCACCGGATGGTCTCCCCGCGGCGCGCGAGGCCCACGCCGAGCTCGCGCCCGATCTGCCGTGCCTCTACTTGTGCGGGCACACCCACGGGGGCCAAGTGAGCACGCCGCTAGGCCCGCTCATCGTGCCCGGAAGATACGGAAAGCGTTACCCTTTTGGCCACCACGAGCACGAGGGCTTGCCCCTCTTCGTCTCGCGCGGCGTGGGCGCCACCGAGCTACCCGTGCGCACCTACGCGCCCCCCGAGGTGGTGATGGTGGAGCTCTGA
- a CDS encoding histidine phosphatase family protein: MPTRGTTTRLFLVRHGETDDNHAGVFQGQAGKGLNARGVSQAQKLALRIGDLEPHVDIHALYTSDLERAVATADLLSQVLGLAVIVDEGLREVFVGEWQGKTMKDVEALYPEEVAAWRAGLDVARGGGETYAELAARVGEALARIAHAHAGKNVVVVSHGAAIKAYVASLFGNVMNGMRALGTLSNTGVTLLERDRDHVTRLVVWNDVSHLRDPVLTAAKVAVEPPPPPARSSKKALS, from the coding sequence ATGCCGACCCGAGGGACAACGACGCGCCTCTTTCTCGTGCGCCACGGCGAGACCGACGACAACCACGCCGGCGTCTTCCAGGGCCAAGCGGGCAAAGGTCTCAACGCGCGCGGCGTGTCGCAGGCGCAGAAGCTCGCGCTCCGCATCGGTGACCTCGAGCCCCACGTCGACATCCACGCGCTCTACACGTCCGATCTCGAGCGCGCGGTCGCCACGGCCGATCTGCTCTCGCAGGTGCTCGGGCTCGCCGTCATCGTCGACGAGGGCCTGCGCGAGGTGTTCGTGGGCGAGTGGCAAGGCAAGACGATGAAGGACGTCGAGGCGCTCTACCCCGAAGAGGTCGCGGCGTGGCGCGCCGGGCTCGACGTCGCGCGCGGCGGAGGGGAGACGTACGCCGAGCTCGCCGCCCGTGTCGGAGAGGCCCTCGCGCGGATCGCCCACGCCCACGCGGGAAAAAACGTGGTCGTCGTGTCGCACGGGGCGGCCATCAAGGCCTACGTGGCGAGCCTCTTCGGCAACGTGATGAACGGCATGCGCGCGCTCGGCACGCTCTCGAACACGGGGGTCACCCTGCTCGAGCGGGATCGCGATCACGTCACGCGCCTCGTCGTCTGGAACGACGTTTCCCACCTTCGGGATCCCGTGCTCACGGCCGCCAAGGTCGCCGTCGAGCCGCCGCCACCGCCGGCACGCTCGTCGAAGAAAGCCCTCTCGTGA
- a CDS encoding MATE family efflux transporter produces MTLGLVDVAFLGRVSVADLGGASIGRSVSFAASSVGFGIASALEPLASQAVGAHENGRAWGALLRTLRALAWVWLPTVLVAVGITYLLPALGVAANLVHPARTYLVAQAPSLFLFPAFLAIKSFLQAHHETRPALVAAVVANVVNVVVCAVLVLGDAALLRVGLPAVGLRPLGALGAGIANAVANLVLVVVVALAAYKRREADVEGAPTLRRIFSLGLPMGLQLAAEIGVFAAVGVLAGLLGEHAVSAHQIVIGLSSFTFMGAQGISSATSVRVGYAVGEGRSARRPGLLGLAVGAVYMCMTSLVFFLAPGFLVGLFTKDAEVLAVALGLMKVAMLFQVFDGVQSVAAGALRGAGDVRFPFWANVGAHWVVGAPLALVLCFRFGMGAAGLWWGLFAGLVVISVLLARRFVVVSRGLIARV; encoded by the coding sequence ATGACGCTCGGCCTGGTCGACGTCGCGTTCCTCGGCCGCGTGTCGGTCGCCGACCTCGGGGGCGCGTCGATCGGGCGCTCGGTGAGCTTCGCCGCGAGCTCGGTCGGCTTCGGCATCGCGTCGGCCCTCGAGCCGCTCGCGTCGCAGGCCGTAGGCGCCCACGAGAACGGCCGCGCCTGGGGGGCGCTCCTCCGCACGCTCCGCGCCCTCGCGTGGGTGTGGCTGCCCACCGTGCTCGTCGCCGTGGGCATCACGTACCTCCTGCCCGCGCTCGGCGTCGCCGCGAATCTCGTGCACCCTGCACGCACGTACCTCGTGGCGCAGGCGCCGAGCCTGTTCTTGTTCCCGGCGTTTTTGGCCATCAAATCGTTCCTCCAGGCCCACCACGAGACGCGTCCGGCCCTCGTGGCGGCGGTCGTGGCGAACGTGGTGAACGTGGTCGTGTGCGCGGTGCTCGTCCTCGGGGACGCCGCGCTCCTCCGCGTGGGGCTCCCGGCCGTGGGCCTTCGTCCGCTCGGCGCGCTCGGCGCAGGCATCGCGAACGCCGTGGCGAACCTCGTGCTCGTGGTGGTGGTGGCCCTGGCGGCCTACAAGCGCCGCGAGGCAGACGTCGAGGGCGCGCCCACGCTGCGCCGCATCTTCTCGCTCGGCCTGCCCATGGGCCTCCAGCTCGCCGCCGAGATCGGGGTCTTCGCCGCGGTGGGTGTGCTCGCGGGCCTCCTCGGCGAGCACGCCGTGTCGGCGCATCAGATCGTGATCGGGCTCTCGAGCTTCACGTTCATGGGCGCGCAAGGCATCTCGTCGGCCACGTCGGTGCGGGTGGGGTACGCCGTGGGCGAGGGGAGGAGCGCGCGCCGCCCGGGCCTGCTCGGCCTCGCCGTGGGTGCAGTCTACATGTGCATGACGAGCCTGGTCTTTTTCCTGGCTCCGGGCTTCCTCGTCGGCCTCTTCACGAAGGACGCCGAGGTGCTCGCCGTGGCGCTCGGCCTCATGAAGGTGGCGATGCTCTTCCAGGTGTTCGACGGCGTGCAGAGCGTGGCGGCGGGCGCCCTCCGCGGCGCAGGAGACGTGAGGTTCCCCTTCTGGGCGAACGTCGGCGCGCACTGGGTCGTGGGGGCCCCGCTCGCGCTCGTGCTCTGTTTTCGCTTCGGCATGGGCGCGGCGGGCCTGTGGTGGGGGCTCTTCGCGGGGCTCGTCGTGATCTCGGTGCTGCTCGCGCGGAGGTTCGTCGTGGTGTCACGCGGCCTCATCGCGCGCGTGTGA